One stretch of Candidatus Bathyarchaeota archaeon DNA includes these proteins:
- a CDS encoding FkbM family methyltransferase, which translates to MVTKDGEKPFIPSMRECRSIPLHYSDNVVDIGAYMGQYSIRCARFPVSKVIAYEPTPSSYQICTKLKLPNFKPIHAAIVGNDREEATLHVSSGIGVTNSTILSFSNKKAITVPAVKYSDAIKDATIVKIDVEGGEYNFHIEDNFPDSLRALIIDFHPVSQYRWLEEAKEIVLAIEREGFTPVISPDWSNAWARAGSWMRERDLPDVTNPMLEGIVCCGCGEIIDSIGKSLCINCWKRWSKRHRRGYNLAP; encoded by the coding sequence ATGGTCACTAAGGATGGTGAAAAGCCGTTCATTCCTTCTATGAGGGAGTGTAGATCGATTCCTCTTCATTATTCTGATAATGTAGTCGATATTGGAGCCTATATGGGACAGTATAGTATTCGCTGTGCCAGGTTTCCTGTATCAAAAGTGATCGCGTATGAGCCCACTCCTTCCTCGTATCAGATATGTACCAAGTTGAAGCTTCCTAATTTCAAGCCAATACACGCAGCTATAGTTGGAAACGATAGAGAAGAAGCTACATTACACGTCTCGTCGGGTATAGGGGTCACGAATAGCACCATTTTATCGTTCAGTAATAAGAAAGCGATTACTGTTCCCGCAGTAAAATATTCTGATGCGATCAAGGATGCTACCATCGTGAAGATTGATGTTGAGGGCGGGGAGTATAATTTTCATATTGAGGATAATTTTCCAGATTCTCTTAGAGCGTTAATTATTGATTTTCACCCTGTTAGCCAATATAGGTGGCTGGAGGAAGCGAAAGAGATCGTCCTTGCGATTGAGAGAGAGGGATTCACGCCTGTTATTTCTCCTGATTGGTCTAATGCGTGGGCGAGGGCGGGAAGTTGGATGAGAGAACGGGATTTGCCCGATGTGACTAACCCGATGCTTGAGGGGATCGTGTGCTGTGGATGTGGAGAGATAATCGATTCGATTGGGAAGTCTCTTTGCATTAACTGTTGGAAGAGATGGTCAAAGCGACACCGACGGGGGTATAATTTAGCACCATGA